The window AAATTTGTTCGTCGTGAGACCTTTGGCGAATTCCGCACCAACGGTGCCTTGCACGCAATGATCGGGCCAGACGCGTTGGGTGCCGGACTCCAGTTCCACACGATCACCCACTGAGGTGCCGGGATGGCGGGAGGCGAAGCTGATGTGGCCTTTCGGATGCCAGTCTTTCGTGGCGACGACCAGATCATACTCGGTCAGCAGCTTGTTGATGACGGGCACAACCTCGTCACCTTTCGGTACGGCCAGAGCGCCGCCCGGTGTGAAGTCGTTCTGTACATCCACGACCACAAGGGCCTTGACCTTCTTCTTGTTGAATAAGCCTAACATAAACTTTGGTTACTACGGCGCGGTAGAATTCCACAATAACGACCAAGAATCAACAGTGCGAAATGGTCGGGGGCGAATGGGGGCGCATCTTGACACTGCCCCCATAATGAGTTGGTAACGGTTCCGATCCTGGGTGCAAAGGGGCAACCACGAACCAAAGGAACACGGATGAAGCCAGAACCCAAGCGGCCTTTGACCTTACGGGAGATCGAGCAGGAA of the Verrucomicrobiia bacterium genome contains:
- the pncA gene encoding bifunctional nicotinamidase/pyrazinamidase is translated as MLGLFNKKKVKALVVVDVQNDFTPGGALAVPKGDEVVPVINKLLTEYDLVVATKDWHPKGHISFASRHPGTSVGDRVELESGTQRVWPDHCVQGTVGAEFAKGLTTNKFAKVFEKGVDPAVDSYSALFDNDQRRATGLGDWLKANKVEEVYIVGLATDYTVKYTALDCAKAGFKTFVIKEGCRAVNMAAGDEERSIREMQTAGVTVK